The sequence below is a genomic window from uncultured Umboniibacter sp..
CGACTCCTAGTGGTTTGGTCAGTAACAGCTGGTCGCCAGCCTTAGCAGTACTGTTCTTCTTCAAATTCGCCAACGGCACCCGTCCTGTCACCGCAAGGCCAAAGATGGGTTCAGGAGAATCAATAGAGTGACCACCGGCAAGTGGTATACCAGCAAGCTCGCAAGCTCGTCGGCCGCCATTGATTACGTCACGCCCTACTGCAGGAGACAACTTATCTATCGGCCAACCGAAGATGGCGATAGCCATCAGCGGTGTGCCGCCCATCGCGTAAATATCGCTAATCGCATTAGCGGCGGCAATGTGACCGAAATCCATAGGATCATCGACAATCGGCATGAAGAAATCGGTCGTCGAAATAATTCCCGTGCCATCACCCAAATCGACCACCGCCGCATCATCTTTAGTATCGTTACCAACAACCAAACTATCGAACTGCGGCTGACTCGAGCCAGCTAGTAGCTCGGATAACACCTCCGGCGACAACTTACAGCCGCAACCGGCACCATGGCTATATTGTGTTAACTTGACCATTTCAGCTCACTTTTAGTGGGATATTAAATTGAAATTAGGGATATTTTCCTAGCATAGCGTGTCAACGGACTGCTGTCAGCATTGTCGCTTCCATTGTTCGGCGATGAACGTTTCGGCAAAAAAAACGACGGCAAATGCCGTCGCTTTTATGTTGGTCGGAATAGCGGGATTCGAACCCACGACCCCCACACCCCCAGTGTGGTGCGCTACCAGGCTGCGCTATATTCCGAAGATAACTCTGTCTGTACCTAACTCCAGCTGATCGTCAAGAAGTGTTTCAAACCACTAAGCTACGAATTTGGATCAAAAACGTCTGTAAACTACTGATTTTATTGAGACTTTAAGTATCTGGCGTTGATAATAACGCCAGCAACTTCGAGATGCAAAAGGTTTTTAATCAGGGATTATAACGGGCAAGATGCCAGCCGTTCTCTGTGCGGGTATAACGGAAGCGGTCATGAAGGCGCTCGCTTCGTCCCTGCCAAAACTCCAGGGAATGCGCCTCAATACAATAACCACCCCAAAACTCAGGACAAGGGACTTCTTTTCCCTCAAATTCACGACTAAGGGCGTCAAAACGCAAATCGAGTTCTGAGCGATCTTGAGCCATAGCGCTTTGAAACGACGACCAGGCAGCAAGTTGACTTGCGCGCGGACGACTATGAAAGTAGGCTTCGTTCTCTTCACGAGTAAGTTGATAGGCCGTACCGCTAATAATTATCTGTCGCTCTAACGGTAGCCAAGCAAATAGCAGGCTCACGTTAGCATTGAAATTAATATCCTCAGCTTTATCACTGGTGAAATTAGTGAAAAATCTAAAACCAGCTTCGTCATGCCCTTTTAGTAGCACCGTTCGCCCGGTTGGGTAGCCGTCGGGACTGACCGTTGATAACGTCATCGCGGTGGGGTCTTTGATAAGATCGCTATTCACACTTTGTTGAAACCAATGATCAAACTGCGTGTGAGGTGAGTCGGCCAATTGCTTGCGGTGGAGTTCACCGAGTTGGTATTCTCGGCGAATATCTGACATATCAGTCATGGGAATTTCTCCAAAAATCAGGAGTCTACCTCGGCAGCATCTGCAGGATGAGCCTCAACGCGAGATTTAAGCTTTTGTCCGGGCTTAAATGTAACAACGCGTCGAGGTTCTATTGGAATTTCTTCACCCGTCTTAGGGTTACGACCTGGTCGAGCGTTTTTATCTCGGAGGTCGAAATTACCAAACCCCGAGAGTTTAACCTGCTCATTATGCTCAAGCGCCTGGCGAATTTCCTCAAAGAAGAGTTCAACTAAATCCTTAGCCTCTTTTTTGTTAATGCCAAGCTCATTAAACAAGCGCTCTGCTAAATCCGCTTTAGTCAACGCTGTATGCATAATGTCAGTTCCTTAGGCTCGCCCCAAATTCGTTTGCTAGAACGTCAACTACGTTGTTAACGCAATCATTGACTTCTTCATCATTAAGAGTGCGAGATGGATGTCTAAAGGTCAAGCCCAAAGCAACACTTTTTCTTTGTTTTTCAATACCTTTGCCCTGATACACGTCAAAAATGTCTAACTCTTGGAAGATCTCGTTAGCACCTAGAAGTGTGCGGATTCGATCACAAAGTATTCCCGCGGCAATGCCTTCATCCACCACGAAAGCAAGATCGCGTCGCGTCTCGGGAAACTTAGAAACCGGTGAGTAATTTGGCAGACCATTATTGAGCAACACCTCAAGATCAATTTCTACTAATACTGCTCTCTGAGGAATGTCCAACTCGCGCTGAGTTTCAGGGTGAAGTACGCCGATCCAACCAACCGACTTGCCGTGTAGGAGGATTTCTGCACTTTGACCTGGATGAAGCGCGTCACGGGTTGCCGCAACAAACTTAAACTCATTGGTAGGAAGGATAGCTTCCAAGTCGCCCTTAACCGAGAAAAAGTCAACCGCATCTGAAGTATGATTCCACGCTTCACCGGTACGAGGACCGTAAGCCAACATCGCGAGCGTTGGGGTTTGTATCACTTCGTTATGATCTGTGCCTGGGACGAAACGTAAACCGGTTTCGAACAGACGAACTCTTCCCTGCTGGCGATTGATATTCCGCTTCAACGCGGTCACAAGGCCTGCCCAGAGGCTAGTTCTCATCACCGAGAGGTCATTGGAAATAGGGTTGGCCAACTTCACTGGATTAATACTTGGATCAATTAGCTTCTGGACCGCTGGATCAACGAAGCTGTAGGAAATAGCTTCGTGGTAATCGCGAGTAATCAAGTCTCGTCGAAGGTACTGAATAGGCTTAATTCGCTCGTCGGCCTCGCCGATTTCTAGGACCGCCTGTGGCGTGCGGGTTGGCAGGTTGTTATAGCCGTAGATACGAGCGATCTCTTCAATCAAATCAACTTCTATGGAGATATCGAAACGCCAAGTCGGAATTCGGAAGGTCCAACCTTTTGAATCATTCTCGGTCATTTCAAGTCCAAGACGATCGAGGATATCAAGCACTTCGTCATCCGAAAGTTCAAGCATTAGATACTGCTGCAACTTAGCGCGTCGTAAGGTAACGAAGCGATCAGCGACGCCGTCGGTACCCGCTTCAACGATTTGAATTGGCCCTGGCTCACCACCACAGATGGCTAACAGCAATTGGGTTGCACGTTCAATGGCGACTTCTTGCATGGCGATATCAACACCACGCTCGAAACGGTGTGATGAATCAGTATGAAGTCCATAAGAACGCGCCTTACCGGCAATTAGCTCAGGCGTGAAGTGCGCTGACTCGAAAACAATGTCCTGTGTGGACGTTGTTACGCCACTGTCCAAGCCACCCATGATACCCGCTACGGCCAATGCTTTGGAGTGATCCGCGATCACTAACGTATCTTCTTTTAGGCTGATTTCTTGCTCGTCTAGCAAGGTAATCTTTTCGTCGGCATCGGCCATACGAATCACTAATCCGTCGGTAATGTTGGCCAAATCAAAGGCGTGCATTGGCTGACCAAGCTCCAACAGGACATAGTTGGTTACATCAACAACCGGATCAATAGAGCGAATTCCTGAACGACGAAGACGTTCTTGCATCCACATCGGTGTTGCAGCAGAAACGTTGACATTCTTGACTACACGACTTGCGTATCGAGGGCAGGCTTCACCATCATAAAGAGCGACATCCATCACGTCGTCGTGACTTGGCTCAATGAAGTCAATTTCGGGGATATTTAACGGCAGGCGATTTAATACCGCAACATCCCGCGCTAGACCGATAACACCAAGGCAATCGCCGCGATTCGGCGTGAGATCTACCTCGATTAGCGAATCATCCAAATTTAGATAATCACGAATATCGGCACCAGTGGGTGCATCAGAGGGAAGCTCCCATAAACCTTCGTTGGCTTCGCTAATTTCAAGTTCCGACTCAGAACACAACATTCCGAAGCTCTCTACGCCACGTAACTTAGCCTTACGAATTTTGAAGTCTCCAGGAAGTCTGGCGCCTACCGTCGCAAACGGCACCTTAATACCTAGACGAGCATTTGGCGCACCGCAGACAACCTGCGTTAGCGTTTCGCCAATACCAGCCACTGAGCAAACCTTTAGCTTATCGGCATCAGGGTGCTGTTCGATGGCTACAATTTCACCAACGATGACACCGCTGAACTTACCAGCAGCCGCTTCAACGCCATCCACTTCTAGCCCAGCCATAGTAATCTGAGCAACTAATTCTTCGGTGGTTAATGAGGGGTTAACCCACTCTCGTAACCAGCTTTCACTAAAAATCATAATAAACCTCGATTAAAATTGCTCTAAGAACGGAATGTCGTTCTCGAAGAACAGTCGTAGATCATTGACTCGGTAACGTAGCATTGCAAGACGTTCTACACCAAAACCGAAGGCGAAGCCTGAATAGACTTCCGAGTCGATACCAGACATCTTGAATACATCAGGATGAACCATGCCGCAACCCATCACCTCCAGCCAGCCAGTATTCGAACAAATACGGCATCCTGCTCCACCACAGCTGGTACATTGAATATCAACCTCAGCGCTTGGTTCGGTAAATGGGAAATAACTTGGACGGAATCGCGTGGGAAGGTCTGCTTCAAAGAAGGCCTTCAAAAACTGATCTACAGTGCCGCGTAGGTCGGCGAAGCTCACATCCTTCGCAACGACTAAACCCTCTACCTGGTGAAACATTGGAGTGTGCGTAAGGTCAGAATCGCAACGATATACGCGGCCTGGACAGATAATACGAATGGGAGGCTCTTGACGCTCCATGGTACGAACTTGCACTGGTGAAGTGTGCGTTCGAAGAACACCACCCTCTAACGTGTAGAAGGTGTCGT
It includes:
- the selD gene encoding selenide, water dikinase SelD; translation: MVKLTQYSHGAGCGCKLSPEVLSELLAGSSQPQFDSLVVGNDTKDDAAVVDLGDGTGIISTTDFFMPIVDDPMDFGHIAAANAISDIYAMGGTPLMAIAIFGWPIDKLSPAVGRDVINGGRRACELAGIPLAGGHSIDSPEPIFGLAVTGRVPLANLKKNSTAKAGDQLLLTKPLGVGILTTAEKRALLLPEHEGVAAKAMMELNTFGMIAANIPGVNALTDVTGFGLAGHLLELCEGAVLGASVSLNQLPVLPGVHDYLTLDCVPGGTHRNFQSYGVGLDLNALESPDYRLICDPQTSGGLLISVSPSSLASLELLARESGQSLTLIGEMTNDWTGVKVLA
- the pdxH gene encoding pyridoxamine 5'-phosphate oxidase, with protein sequence MTDMSDIRREYQLGELHRKQLADSPHTQFDHWFQQSVNSDLIKDPTAMTLSTVSPDGYPTGRTVLLKGHDEAGFRFFTNFTSDKAEDINFNANVSLLFAWLPLERQIIISGTAYQLTREENEAYFHSRPRASQLAAWSSFQSAMAQDRSELDLRFDALSREFEGKEVPCPEFWGGYCIEAHSLEFWQGRSERLHDRFRYTRTENGWHLARYNP
- the ihfA gene encoding integration host factor subunit alpha, coding for MHTALTKADLAERLFNELGINKKEAKDLVELFFEEIRQALEHNEQVKLSGFGNFDLRDKNARPGRNPKTGEEIPIEPRRVVTFKPGQKLKSRVEAHPADAAEVDS
- the pheT gene encoding phenylalanine--tRNA ligase subunit beta, encoding MIFSESWLREWVNPSLTTEELVAQITMAGLEVDGVEAAAGKFSGVIVGEIVAIEQHPDADKLKVCSVAGIGETLTQVVCGAPNARLGIKVPFATVGARLPGDFKIRKAKLRGVESFGMLCSESELEISEANEGLWELPSDAPTGADIRDYLNLDDSLIEVDLTPNRGDCLGVIGLARDVAVLNRLPLNIPEIDFIEPSHDDVMDVALYDGEACPRYASRVVKNVNVSAATPMWMQERLRRSGIRSIDPVVDVTNYVLLELGQPMHAFDLANITDGLVIRMADADEKITLLDEQEISLKEDTLVIADHSKALAVAGIMGGLDSGVTTSTQDIVFESAHFTPELIAGKARSYGLHTDSSHRFERGVDIAMQEVAIERATQLLLAICGGEPGPIQIVEAGTDGVADRFVTLRRAKLQQYLMLELSDDEVLDILDRLGLEMTENDSKGWTFRIPTWRFDISIEVDLIEEIARIYGYNNLPTRTPQAVLEIGEADERIKPIQYLRRDLITRDYHEAISYSFVDPAVQKLIDPSINPVKLANPISNDLSVMRTSLWAGLVTALKRNINRQQGRVRLFETGLRFVPGTDHNEVIQTPTLAMLAYGPRTGEAWNHTSDAVDFFSVKGDLEAILPTNEFKFVAATRDALHPGQSAEILLHGKSVGWIGVLHPETQRELDIPQRAVLVEIDLEVLLNNGLPNYSPVSKFPETRRDLAFVVDEGIAAGILCDRIRTLLGANEIFQELDIFDVYQGKGIEKQRKSVALGLTFRHPSRTLNDEEVNDCVNNVVDVLANEFGASLRN
- the pheS gene encoding phenylalanine--tRNA ligase subunit alpha, with protein sequence MENLASLGDEAIQLIASAEDIQSLDAVRVDYLGKKGKISALMKNLGKLTPEERPQAGARINEVKMRVQDALNEKRTAMETAAVNAQLAAERIDVSLPGLQSTTGGLHPVTRTLERMQTIFSKIGFETVEGPEIEDDYHNFEALNIPDHHPARAMHDTFYTLEGGVLRTHTSPVQVRTMERQEPPIRIICPGRVYRCDSDLTHTPMFHQVEGLVVAKDVSFADLRGTVDQFLKAFFEADLPTRFRPSYFPFTEPSAEVDIQCTSCGGAGCRICSNTGWLEVMGCGMVHPDVFKMSGIDSEVYSGFAFGFGVERLAMLRYRVNDLRLFFENDIPFLEQF